The nucleotide sequence GGGACCGAGCACCGGATGCGCCAGGTAGGCGGCGGCCTCCTCGCGCGAGGAGATTGCGTAGTAGCGTGCGGTCTCGCTCTGGCCCAGGCCGGCGACCTGCGGAAACACGAACCACATCCAGTGCCCGCGCTTGCGCCCGGCGCGCAGCTCGGCGAGCACGCCGGCGTAGACCGGCTCCTGCGCGCGCACGAACCTGTCGAGGTCGTACCCACCGTCACCCACGCGAGCAGCGTATCCGCGGCCGGTCGCCTACGGTGTAGCCGTGCAGCGAATCAACATCAGCTCGGGCAGCGACTTCGAGGGCGTGTACGGGTACAGCCGCGCGGTGCGGGTCGGCGACCACATCCACGTGGCGGGGACGACCGCGCCGGGCGAGGACGCGTACGAGCAGGCGCGCGCGGCCATCTCGATCATCGAGGCGGCGCTGCGTGAGGCGGGTGCGGAGCTGGCGGACGTGGTGCGCACGGTGACGTACGTGACCGACATCGCCGACACCGAGCTCGTCGCCCGCGCCCACCGCGAGGCG is from Phytohabitans houttuyneae and encodes:
- a CDS encoding DUF1810 domain-containing protein; translated protein: MGDGGYDLDRFVRAQEPVYAGVLAELRAGRKRGHWMWFVFPQVAGLGQSETARYYAISSREEAAAYLAHPVLGPRLAECTGLVLAVEGRSAADFLGYPDDLKLRSSMTLFAEVAPDPAPYRAVLDRYFDGAADDRTLALLTRDA
- a CDS encoding RidA family protein, whose product is MQRINISSGSDFEGVYGYSRAVRVGDHIHVAGTTAPGEDAYEQARAAISIIEAALREAGAELADVVRTVTYVTDIADTELVARAHREAFGDVRPAATLVAVSALLHPSLRVEIEVYAAVLS